From Daphnia magna isolate NIES linkage group LG2, ASM2063170v1.1, whole genome shotgun sequence:
CCAGAGATGATCACCAACTGTTGGGTGCCCTGGGTCCTGTCTCCAATGAATGTGATCCTTTTGCCCGCTATCCTGATCCCAACAACCCATCCATCACCAAGCAAGTGGTACCTTGTGGTGCTATAGCTAACAGTATTTTTAATGGTATTCCCAATAATTTGGTATCTGGAGATGCAAACTGGTCTGATGTTTAAATGGATCCCTTGGTTAGATACCTTGAAGCTGCATAGAGAAGATGGGCAACTTGTTCCCGTCCTTAACACTGGCATTGCCTGGCCTTCcgacaaacaaatgaaattcaGGAACCCTCCAAATAGCAACACCAACTTGAGTGAAGGTAAGGTGAAGGGTCTTTGCAATGTTCCGCCTGTTGTTGTCTGATTTATTACTATCCTATTTCCCTCACTGCAACAGTGTACAAGGATTACATCAAACCCCAAAATTGGAGAAAAAACATCTGGGAACTAGATCCTTCTAATCCTGAAAACAACGGCTTGCAGAACGAAGATTTAATTGTTTGGATGAGAACGGCTGCCTTACCGACATTCCGTAAGTTGTATCGTCGCCTGAACCGCACTGCCGAAGGTTACAATTCCGGACTTAAAGCTGGCAACTACGTTCTCACTGTAGAATATAGTAAGTATGCTCACGCGTAGGATCTCGTAAATTGTATTGTTCTTTCATGTGTTCAGTGCTTCTCGCAAAATTGAACAAAgcttaattttatttgaatattttttctttagattaTCCAGTGAAATCCTTTGCCGGTAGTAAGCGAATCATAATTTCGACAACTTCGTTGCTTGGTGGCAAAAACCCTTTCCTCGGCATCGGTTACATTGTGGTGGGTTGCATCGTTCTTCTCCTCGGCATCGTTTTTCTCATCATTCACATAAAGTGTGGTAAAAGGTACGAATGTGTGCTATGttttaaaacttttattttactatCGTTGTTTGTATATCACTGTTTCACTCTTTTGCTGTGCTAAGCTGTTACGTAGTGAAGGATGTAGAGAATGATACTCTCCGTGACGTCTTAGAACATTAACGGCTTTCGAACCGTGTCGAATTGACATAATGCTGttcttgtattttcttttttcagtaCTAGTGAAATGACCAGCGTCACTCCCCGTTCGCCGTACCAATGAAATGCGTCAGATGTAAGGAAGAGAATTTCACTAATGGCTGTCATCTTGAGATGGGAACTACTGAAACTGGGGCGATCGCAGCGTTTTCCCTGCTAGTCTTAATTTTGTGTGTGGCTGATTTCAACATTGTTTGTGTACCTTTTCCTTCTAGCTGTAACGATACGTCTTTATCTTCGTCCACCTACAAAACCTTTTACACAACCTGCAATTTTGACGGAAATAACCAGAAATCCAATCTCTGGAAATAACTAAAGGAAAAAGATGATATGCGTGGTGGGGTATGTACATCTTACCTTTCCGGTGAAAACATCGGTTTCTGTTTCTGTATTTATGTAtctttaataaaatattaaattcGAAGTTTTGTTTCTTGCATCGGAGGATTGGCAAGCAAGAGCTTTTTAGGAAATGTGTTCGCGAAGGATTATAAATCGTTGTTCATTGTATGTACAGGGATAACTGACGTCGGATGTTTGGTGGATAAGTGTTGTTTTCAATTTCGTTCTTCAGTATTCGTAACCATTACAgcatttttgaataaaattttttagcACGTTAAGAATACACTATCTAAAGATCCTGTGCTTCATTTAAGTTTATCTCTGTGATACCTCGTGAAATAATGAGAAcggtaaataatttttctgtgaaaaacgaaagatatTTTTCACACGAATGAGGCGGTAAAATAGGAATACGTGAAAATAATGCCATTTTCtggtttcatttcttttgccattttttattattgtgaTTGGATGGGGTGGTAACAACCCCATCCTAGATCAAAATAATGTCTCAAATTTGGCTTTATTTATTTCGGAGAAAATTCGAATTTGTGGTCTAGTTTAGAATACTACAAACAaagcttttaatttttttatgaggaattttattttaaagtaatttttaaAGTAGAGAAAGtagacaaaaaattttttcttgagAGTGGAGCAGTGGAACAGAAATTTTGGCGTTGTGCGCGGCTATGTAAATTATAGCAAACACAGGTATATGAAAAGGAAATTGGATGCCATCGTCGATTAGAATGATTTGTTATAGTTTTAAGTTTCTGTCAAGACTAAGCTGCCCAGCAGTCAGCATAACATTCGAGTGGGGCACATGCCCCACTTGAATGTTACTTTATACCTTTAAGGCACTTGCTCGAGAAAAACGATACGTTCATTAACTAAATCAGCACGTCTTTAACAAAATCCCGTGTTCTGTCAAAAAGCCTTAATTGAGTAAGTGAACTCATTTGTCTGCTCAGTCTTTACTTGAGACCCAACACATCCTTGTGCACCTGTTGCCTTAAAAACACTCCAGGACGTAGTACGTAAGTTATGCCAATATTAGAATGGCCTAATGGCTTCCGTTTTTAGAATATGTCAATTTCTATTTTAGAAAAAATCCTCAATATTTGGTAACACTTTTACGATATACTTTTACAATAAAGTAATAGTTTTTTACAAATATCGGTAATTAAAACTATACCTCTTATTGTTTATCTCAGAAAACACTAGCCTACCTAAATTTAACAAAGACCTACAGCTACCTATTTTTAGAAAAGCATATGCCTGTTTCATGGTATGTTACCTAAAATTAAGTAGTTTTAACTACATACCAGTTAGTTAAGGTATTTGTGGATTTTGGAAACCTACGTTTATAATTTTTCGggtgttgattttgtttatatgcgtattttctaaatattcaataaaaacgtcaatttaacttgaagcagtttaaaacaaaactgtAGCTTTAAAATCGTGTGCTTCAGAAAATAAACGCTTCAAAGGTCTCTTATACtataaaaatctatttttaaatttccctttttccctAATTATTTTAGGGGGAAGTCATGGCGAACGATATCTTCTTTTTGAGCCTAGCTCTTTTTGTGTCTCTGTCAATTGTGAACTGTGAAGTCAAAGAAAGTCTATTTAGCACTTTTTCCGAAAAATCCTTTCGAAATGACAAGTCTTGCATAGATCAAGTCCATGACAAACTTTCCGAATTTCTGCTGACCATTGAAGGCCCCGAAAAAGCGAATCGTGTACGTATATAGAGAAAGGGGTTTAATTTTACTTTAATTCAAGCACCTGACTACTTGCCAATTATCTCGATTTTTTCTTAGACCTCGATTCATGGTATTGGAAAAGATGCACAAGAAATAATCAATAAAGTGAggaacacaatttttttctgtGGCGTAATacttttcatttaaatgttctGTTTACCTCTTAGATAGTAAATGGAACGATGTATAACTGCAATGGAATTTCGCTTGAAATTGCACCGTTCGTCGTTACACACGTAATTACAATTTTTGAATTGAGAACTAAACTGTTAAGTATCAAAGTAATTTATTCTACGGCTCGTTCATGTTTTACTTATACTTACACAGTTGCACAAAGATGGACGAAATTTTTATGTTGAACAGCTGacaattcaaaaaattttaataaaggTAATGTTTCCTTTGAACTTAGAACATTGTAGCCATCGAAGTGAATGCTATAACCGTCTTCATTGTTTTCTAGCCCATCTTAATTTTAAATCAAACTGACGTCAGGGAAATTCCAATTCTTGAGGCTAGAATCAACGAAACGATGCAAGACATACGGAGAATCGAAAAAGCCAATGAAAAGCAATCGAAAGAGTTGGAtgaacttgaaattgaaataataaaGCTGGAAAAAGAGTTACGAAACGTGACCGCAGAGCG
This genomic window contains:
- the LOC116916897 gene encoding uncharacterized protein LOC116916897 isoform X3, whose protein sequence is MVCYLKTSIHGIGKDAQEIINKIVNGTMYNCNGISLEIAPFVVTHLHKDGRNFYVEQLTIQKILIKPILILNQTDVREIPILEARINETMQDIRRIEKANEKQSKELDELEIEIIKLEKELRNVTAERDVQAAEGLVHHNAFHEVNNVLLIEKKKYNELKGTVDYIVQNACRCRTCRINQNSDWTIFLASRFT
- the LOC116916897 gene encoding uncharacterized protein LOC116916897 isoform X1 produces the protein MLPKIMANDIFFLSLALFVSLSIVNCEVKESLFSTFSEKSFRNDKSCIDQVHDKLSEFLLTIEGPEKANRTSIHGIGKDAQEIINKIVNGTMYNCNGISLEIAPFVVTHLHKDGRNFYVEQLTIQKILIKPILILNQTDVREIPILEARINETMQDIRRIEKANEKQSKELDELEIEIIKLEKELRNVTAERDVQAAEGLVHHNAFHEVNNVLLIEKKKYNELKGTVDYIVQNACRCRTCRINQNSDWTIFLASRFT
- the LOC116916897 gene encoding uncharacterized protein LOC116916897 isoform X2, yielding MANDIFFLSLALFVSLSIVNCEVKESLFSTFSEKSFRNDKSCIDQVHDKLSEFLLTIEGPEKANRTSIHGIGKDAQEIINKIVNGTMYNCNGISLEIAPFVVTHLHKDGRNFYVEQLTIQKILIKPILILNQTDVREIPILEARINETMQDIRRIEKANEKQSKELDELEIEIIKLEKELRNVTAERDVQAAEGLVHHNAFHEVNNVLLIEKKKYNELKGTVDYIVQNACRCRTCRINQNSDWTIFLASRFT
- the LOC116916895 gene encoding cell cycle control protein 50A encodes the protein MPDPGNSQPSSVSRKPSNSAFKQQRLPAWQPILTAGTVLPTFFIIGVAFIPIGIGLLHFSNNVKEFVYDYTDCISQENTNQTCAKSLELDITKNCSCILPVNLTETYDGDVYIYYGLSNFYQNHRRYVKSRDDHQLLGALGPVSNECDPFARYPDPNNPSITKQVVPCGAIANSIFNDTLKLHREDGQLVPVLNTGIAWPSDKQMKFRNPPNSNTNLSEVYKDYIKPQNWRKNIWELDPSNPENNGLQNEDLIVWMRTAALPTFRKLYRRLNRTAEGYNSGLKAGNYVLTVEYNYPVKSFAGSKRIIISTTSLLGGKNPFLGIGYIVVGCIVLLLGIVFLIIHIKCGKSTSEMTSVTPRSPYQ